One stretch of Salarias fasciatus chromosome 19, fSalaFa1.1, whole genome shotgun sequence DNA includes these proteins:
- the bahd1 gene encoding bromo adjacent homology domain-containing 1 protein isoform X2: protein MAKAQQSQTVTHGKPQKRKGNKETRERATKGNGEKDDPRGSKKGKKDLHRQRKKTLRIGDGDALDCCVLLTRLEEGKAVAKEHDALMSRKQASQDVRKKPESAENKIETGLEKSHPANQHAPEPKSNRSSALTAPEPRRRRMASLNAEAVNSLLLYRDEPPAASEDPAPGRSESEQQGHTAEKASSGGEAVPEESRRKRRRRRSGAQVEDIDWLSLLAPTPRRQAGLTAATLLRLTGSQYGSRRQRKTEAGRGAGGGGGGGGGEEAAPPAADGSREEAAGGGAAHTKRRTHWRHQERPKHRKRASADPGRPPRTCCCTSCQAEAVDPAWRGGGPAGGPGCLKRALHGGASLGFSLKPVKEEQTDPEAASCSCCSQERCVEYRHRLALFLDDQTFKAPEDGPPPEVFHHHHHHHHHHHHHHHLRPPHSVAHPAAIAISPHAYGCFPGYYVHFGPPDGAPSPIPPPALLPGGGPQPSGIGRPPHCCSSVEPCFGEACGVSGHSAYSSGIPGGARGGRSFSPSDCSRRFRRDEHPAAVSPSSSPRVLTGCPVPAAPPAGQSAPSDPSRPPPLLQVAKESPQSAKPPSGSRSGGAAPRPPAGDKKQQPGAAAGGQTAGKRPRTGRQRSTNGWRPVGPPFHREVFSVEDESPVLRKCFEGVHRGGELIRARDTVLLRSGPRKKSLPYVAKVSALWEEPESGELMMSLFWYYRPEHTQGGRSAGVHCEKEIFASRHQDVNSVACIEDKCYVLTLAQYCRFCALVKRRREGVRGATPTHHCVPDGVDPELVFFCRHVYDFRYGRLLKNLQ, encoded by the exons ATGGCGAAGGCTCAGCAGAGCCAGACCGTGACACATGGGAAGCCTCAAAAGAGAAAGGGGAACAAGGAAACAAGAGAGCGAGCGACGAAAGGAAATGGGGAAAAGGACGACCCGAGAGGAAGTAAAAAGGGCAAGAAAGACTTGCATCGACAGAGAAAGAAGACGCTGAGGATCGGTGATGGAGACGCGCTGGACTGCTGCGTCCTGCTCACCCGTCTGGAGGAGGGGAAGGCTGTGGCGAAGGAACACGACGCTCTGATGAGCAGGAAGCAAGCGAGTCAGGACGTCAGGAAGAAGCCGGAATCCGCCGAAAACAAGATTGAAACTGGACTAGAGAAGTCCCACCCGGCCAATCAGCATGCACCGGAACCAAAAAGCAACCGATCCAGTGCCTTAACCGCGCCTGAGCCCCGCAGGAGGAGGATGGCCTCCCTGAACGCCGAGGCCGTCAACAGCCTGCTGCTGTACCGGGACGAGCCCCCGGCCGCCAGCGAGGATCCGGCTCCGGGCCGGTCTGAGAGCGAGCAGCAGGGCCACACAGCCGAGAAGGCTTCTTCAGGAGGGGAAGCAgtcccagaggagagcaggaggaagaggaggaggcggcgttcAGGAGCTCAGGTGGAGGACATCGACTGGCTCAGTCTGCTCGCCCCCACCCCTCGCCGCCAGGCAGGCCTCACCGCTGCAACGCTGCTCCGGCTCACCGGCAGCCAGTATGGATCCAGACGGCAGAGGAAGACCGAGGCCGGgcggggggccgggggcgggggcgggggcggaggcggggaggaagcagctcctccggctgcagatggcagcagggaggaagcagcgggtggaggagcagctcacACCAAGAGAAGAACACACTGGAGACACCAGGAGCGACCGAAGCACAGAAAACGGGCCTCAGCAGATCCGGGCCGGCCCCcgaggacctgctgctgcacctcgTGTCAGGCTGAGGCTGTGGACCCGGCCTGGAGGGGCGGGGGTCCCGCCGGGGGGCCAGGGTGTCTGAAGCGCGCCCTGCACGGCGGCGCCTCTCTGGGATTCTCCCTGAAGCCGGtgaaggaggagcagacggatccGGAGGCggcgtcctgctcctgctgctcccaggAGCGCTGTGTGGAGTACCGCCACCGGCTGGCGCTCTTCCTGGACGACCAGACCTTCAAGGCCCCGGAGGACGGCCCGCCGCCCGAGGtcttccaccaccaccaccatcaccaccaccaccatcaccaccaccaccacctgcgCCCGCCCCACTCGGTCGCCCACCCGGCGGCCATCGCCATCAGCCCGCACGCCTACGGCTGCTTCCCGGGTTACTACGTGCACTTCGGCCCCCCGGACGGCGCCCCGTCGCCCATCCCGCCGCCGGCCCTGCTGCCCGGCGGCGGGCCCCAGCCCTCAGGGATCGGCCGCCCGCCCCACTGCTGCTCGTCCGTGGAGCCGTGCTTCGGAGAGGCCTGCGGGGTCAGCGGCCACTCCGCCTACAGCAGCGGGATTCCAGGAGGCGCCAGAGGGGGGCGCTCCTTCAGcccctctgactgcagcaggcgCTTCAGAAGAG ATGAGCACCCGGCCGCCGTCAGCCCGTCCTCCAGCCCCAGAGTGCTGACGGGCTGCCCGGTGCCGGCGGCGCCCCCGGCCGGCCAGTCGGCGCCGTCGGACCccagccggccgccgccgctgctgcaggtggCCAAGGAGAGTCCGCAGAGCGCCAAGCCGCCCAGCGGCTCGCGCTCCGGCGGCGCGGCCCCGCGGCCCCCCGCCGGGGACAAGAAGCAGCagccgggcgccgccgccggggggCAAACCGCCGGCAAGCGGCCCCGGACCGGCCGGCAGAGGTCCACCAACGGCTGGAGGCCGGTCGGCCCGCCCTTCCACAGGGAGGTCTTCTCCGTG gAGGACGAGTCTCCCGTGCTGAGGAAGTGCTTCGAGGGCGTCCACAGGGGCGGCGAGCTGATCCGGGCCAGAGACACGGTCCTGCTCCGGTCTGGGCCCAGGAAGAAGTCTCTGCCCTACGTGGCCAAGGTGTCGGCTCTGTGGGAGGAGCCAGAGTCAG gagAGCTGATGATGAGCCTGTTCTGGTACTACCGGCCGGAACACACACAGGGCGGACGCAGCGCCGGCGTCCACTGCGAG aagGAGATCTTCGCGTCTCGTCACCAGGACGTGAACAGCGTGGCGTGTATCGAGGACAAGTGCTACGTCCTGACGCTGGCTCAGTACTGCCG ATTTTGTGCCTTGGTGAAGCGCCGCCGCGAGGGCGTCC GCGGCGCCACGCCCACCCACCACTGTGTGCCCGACGGCGTGGACCCGGAGCTGGTCTTCTTCTGCCGACACGTCTACGACTTCCGGTACGGACGCCTGCTCAAGAACCTGCAGTAG
- the prlh2r gene encoding prolactin releasing hormone 2 receptor, which translates to MDGEKCVNAAAPAAAPHHGLSVPSFSGFDLLLNLRPLFLPLYSAVVLVACSGNLLLLVLIWRNKRRHNTTNFLIGNLALVDLVMCVFCVPATASYAFDRRGWVFGRHMCHFVSVMQSAAVYAAVLSLTAIAVDRYVVVAYPIRRRAGWQFCWGLVVLIWLFSLALSAPTALHTLHLDLRAAGVQVQVCEEFWDGQERGRLVYSCFILLFSYFVPLAAVSISYCAISYRLRQRTARPEVRYAQAAWSRRRRKTFCLLLVSVLCFAFSWLPLQVVNLIRDLDTDFSILGKNYVNIIQVSSHLLAMSSACYNPFIYASLHKKFLSCVCRHFPSRRRRKGKDRGQGSSVLTVSHRLPRLHTSTTLADLPAAVTHSFSHGNYA; encoded by the exons ATGGACGGTGAGAAGTGTGTGAACGCCGCCGCCCCGGCCGCCGCCCCCCACCACGGCCTCTCCGTCCCGTCCTTCAGCGGCTTCGACCTGCTGCTCAACCTGCGGCCCCTGTTCCTGCCGCTGTACTCGGCGGTGGTGCTGGTGGCGTGCTCCgggaacctgctgctgctcgtcctcATCTGGCGCAACAAGCGCAGACACAACACCACCAACTTCCTGATCGGGAACCTGGCGCTGGTGGACCTGGTCATGTGCGTCTTCTGCGTCCCCGCCACGGCGTCCTACGCCTTCGACCGGCGCGGCTGGGTGTTCGGGCGCCACATGTGCCACTTCGTGAGCGTCATGCAGAGCGCGGCCGTGTACGCCGCCGTGCTGTCGCTCACGGCCATCGCGGTGGACCGCTACGTGGTGGTGGCCTACCCCATCCGGCGCCGGGCGGGCTGGCAGTTCTGCTGGGGCCTGGTGGTGCTGATCTGGCTCTTCTCGCTGGCGCTGTCCGCCCCCACGGCGCTGCACACCCTGCACCTGGACCTGCGGGCCGCCGGCGTGCAGGTCCAGGTGTGCGAGGAGTTCTGGGACGGCCAGGAGCGCGGCCGCCTGGTCTactcctgcttcatcctgctCTTCTCCTACTTCGTGCCGCTGGCCGCCGTCTCCATCTCCTACTGCGCCATCTCCTACCGGCTGCGGCAGAGGACGGCGCGCCCGGAGGTCCGCTACGCCCAGGCGGCCTGGAGCCGGCGCCGCAGGAAGACCTTCTGCCTGCTGCTGGTGTCCGTGCTCtgcttcgccttctcctggctGCCTCTGCAG GTGGTGAACCTGATCCGGGACCTGGACACCGACTTCTCCATCCTGGGGAAGAACTACGTCAACATCATCCAGGTGTCCAGCCACCTCCTGGCCATGAGCTCCGCCTGCTACAACCCCTTCATTTACGCCTCCCTGCACAAGAAGTTCCTGTCCTGCGTCTGCCGCCACTTCCCGTCCCGGAGGAGGCGGAAGGGGAAggacaggggtcaggggtcgagCGTCCTGACCGTGTCTCACCGTCTGCCCCGCCTGCACACGTCCACCACGCTGGCGGACCTGCCTGCGGCCGTCACCCACAGCTTCAGCCACGGGAACTACGCCTGA
- the bahd1 gene encoding bromo adjacent homology domain-containing 1 protein isoform X1, whose amino-acid sequence MAKAQQSQTVTHGKPQKRKGNKETRERATKGNGEKDDPRGSKKGKKDLHRQRKKTLRIGDGDALDCCVLLTRLEEGKAVAKEHDALMSRKQASQDVRKKPESAENKIETGLEKSHPANQHAPEPKSNRSSALTAPEPRRRRMASLNAEAVNSLLLYRDEPPAASEDPAPGRSESEQQGHTAEKASSGGEAVPEESRRKRRRRRSGAQVEDIDWLSLLAPTPRRQAGLTAATLLRLTGSQYGSRRQRKTEAGRGAGGGGGGGGGEEAAPPAADGSREEAAGGGAAHTKRRTHWRHQERPKHRKRASADPGRPPRTCCCTSCQAEAVDPAWRGGGPAGGPGCLKRALHGGASLGFSLKPVKEEQTDPEAASCSCCSQERCVEYRHRLALFLDDQTFKAPEDGPPPEVFHHHHHHHHHHHHHHHLRPPHSVAHPAAIAISPHAYGCFPGYYVHFGPPDGAPSPIPPPALLPGGGPQPSGIGRPPHCCSSVEPCFGEACGVSGHSAYSSGIPGGARGGRSFSPSDCSRRFRRDEHPAAVSPSSSPRVLTGCPVPAAPPAGQSAPSDPSRPPPLLQVAKESPQSAKPPSGSRSGGAAPRPPAGDKKQQPGAAAGGQTAGKRPRTGRQRSTNGWRPVGPPFHREVFSVEDESPVLRKCFEGVHRGGELIRARDTVLLRSGPRKKSLPYVAKVSALWEEPESGELMMSLFWYYRPEHTQGGRSAGVHCEKEIFASRHQDVNSVACIEDKCYVLTLAQYCRFCALVKRRREGVRGSAAALLVPPMAGGGATPTHHCVPDGVDPELVFFCRHVYDFRYGRLLKNLQ is encoded by the exons ATGGCGAAGGCTCAGCAGAGCCAGACCGTGACACATGGGAAGCCTCAAAAGAGAAAGGGGAACAAGGAAACAAGAGAGCGAGCGACGAAAGGAAATGGGGAAAAGGACGACCCGAGAGGAAGTAAAAAGGGCAAGAAAGACTTGCATCGACAGAGAAAGAAGACGCTGAGGATCGGTGATGGAGACGCGCTGGACTGCTGCGTCCTGCTCACCCGTCTGGAGGAGGGGAAGGCTGTGGCGAAGGAACACGACGCTCTGATGAGCAGGAAGCAAGCGAGTCAGGACGTCAGGAAGAAGCCGGAATCCGCCGAAAACAAGATTGAAACTGGACTAGAGAAGTCCCACCCGGCCAATCAGCATGCACCGGAACCAAAAAGCAACCGATCCAGTGCCTTAACCGCGCCTGAGCCCCGCAGGAGGAGGATGGCCTCCCTGAACGCCGAGGCCGTCAACAGCCTGCTGCTGTACCGGGACGAGCCCCCGGCCGCCAGCGAGGATCCGGCTCCGGGCCGGTCTGAGAGCGAGCAGCAGGGCCACACAGCCGAGAAGGCTTCTTCAGGAGGGGAAGCAgtcccagaggagagcaggaggaagaggaggaggcggcgttcAGGAGCTCAGGTGGAGGACATCGACTGGCTCAGTCTGCTCGCCCCCACCCCTCGCCGCCAGGCAGGCCTCACCGCTGCAACGCTGCTCCGGCTCACCGGCAGCCAGTATGGATCCAGACGGCAGAGGAAGACCGAGGCCGGgcggggggccgggggcgggggcgggggcggaggcggggaggaagcagctcctccggctgcagatggcagcagggaggaagcagcgggtggaggagcagctcacACCAAGAGAAGAACACACTGGAGACACCAGGAGCGACCGAAGCACAGAAAACGGGCCTCAGCAGATCCGGGCCGGCCCCcgaggacctgctgctgcacctcgTGTCAGGCTGAGGCTGTGGACCCGGCCTGGAGGGGCGGGGGTCCCGCCGGGGGGCCAGGGTGTCTGAAGCGCGCCCTGCACGGCGGCGCCTCTCTGGGATTCTCCCTGAAGCCGGtgaaggaggagcagacggatccGGAGGCggcgtcctgctcctgctgctcccaggAGCGCTGTGTGGAGTACCGCCACCGGCTGGCGCTCTTCCTGGACGACCAGACCTTCAAGGCCCCGGAGGACGGCCCGCCGCCCGAGGtcttccaccaccaccaccatcaccaccaccaccatcaccaccaccaccacctgcgCCCGCCCCACTCGGTCGCCCACCCGGCGGCCATCGCCATCAGCCCGCACGCCTACGGCTGCTTCCCGGGTTACTACGTGCACTTCGGCCCCCCGGACGGCGCCCCGTCGCCCATCCCGCCGCCGGCCCTGCTGCCCGGCGGCGGGCCCCAGCCCTCAGGGATCGGCCGCCCGCCCCACTGCTGCTCGTCCGTGGAGCCGTGCTTCGGAGAGGCCTGCGGGGTCAGCGGCCACTCCGCCTACAGCAGCGGGATTCCAGGAGGCGCCAGAGGGGGGCGCTCCTTCAGcccctctgactgcagcaggcgCTTCAGAAGAG ATGAGCACCCGGCCGCCGTCAGCCCGTCCTCCAGCCCCAGAGTGCTGACGGGCTGCCCGGTGCCGGCGGCGCCCCCGGCCGGCCAGTCGGCGCCGTCGGACCccagccggccgccgccgctgctgcaggtggCCAAGGAGAGTCCGCAGAGCGCCAAGCCGCCCAGCGGCTCGCGCTCCGGCGGCGCGGCCCCGCGGCCCCCCGCCGGGGACAAGAAGCAGCagccgggcgccgccgccggggggCAAACCGCCGGCAAGCGGCCCCGGACCGGCCGGCAGAGGTCCACCAACGGCTGGAGGCCGGTCGGCCCGCCCTTCCACAGGGAGGTCTTCTCCGTG gAGGACGAGTCTCCCGTGCTGAGGAAGTGCTTCGAGGGCGTCCACAGGGGCGGCGAGCTGATCCGGGCCAGAGACACGGTCCTGCTCCGGTCTGGGCCCAGGAAGAAGTCTCTGCCCTACGTGGCCAAGGTGTCGGCTCTGTGGGAGGAGCCAGAGTCAG gagAGCTGATGATGAGCCTGTTCTGGTACTACCGGCCGGAACACACACAGGGCGGACGCAGCGCCGGCGTCCACTGCGAG aagGAGATCTTCGCGTCTCGTCACCAGGACGTGAACAGCGTGGCGTGTATCGAGGACAAGTGCTACGTCCTGACGCTGGCTCAGTACTGCCG ATTTTGTGCCTTGGTGAAGCGCCGCCGCGAGGGCGTCCGCGGCAgcgccgccgccctgctggtgCCGCCCATGGCGGGCGGCGGCGCCACGCCCACCCACCACTGTGTGCCCGACGGCGTGGACCCGGAGCTGGTCTTCTTCTGCCGACACGTCTACGACTTCCGGTACGGACGCCTGCTCAAGAACCTGCAGTAG